Proteins from a genomic interval of Microbacterium imperiale:
- a CDS encoding glucose-6-phosphate dehydrogenase: protein MRIVDSADWRDRLTYETPYRVAEVMPGDAARCASCPADAAPYDRDDLWAVKHRHPTNHGGYVRFYCEAHVPERTQPVAPALRSAPARRSTPRPAAPRAPKAPAASDVVRAMCPDCFVEVSAAGECGLCGTRV, encoded by the coding sequence ATGAGAATCGTCGACTCCGCCGATTGGCGCGACCGCCTCACCTACGAGACGCCCTATCGCGTCGCCGAGGTCATGCCCGGCGACGCCGCCCGTTGCGCGTCATGCCCCGCTGACGCCGCGCCCTACGATCGCGACGACCTGTGGGCGGTGAAGCACCGGCACCCGACGAACCATGGCGGGTACGTCCGCTTCTATTGCGAGGCCCACGTGCCCGAGCGCACGCAGCCCGTGGCCCCGGCCCTGCGGTCGGCGCCGGCCCGGCGCTCGACGCCCCGCCCCGCCGCTCCGCGCGCGCCCAAGGCACCCGCGGCATCCGATGTCGTCCGCGCCATGTGCCCCGACTGCTTCGTCGAGGTCTCGGCCGCCGGCGAATGCGGCCTGTGCGGCACGCGCGTCTGA
- a CDS encoding exonuclease domain-containing protein has translation MALDFTAIDFETANSSSASACSVGLVRVRDGRVVASDGWLIRPPAGHDRFFDINVSIHGITAADVANEPDWIAQLPRLLDFVGDDVLVAHNAGFDMAVLRRACEATDAALPAFRSVCSVQLARKTYDLDSYRLPLVAAAVGFLDFAHHDALADALACAHIAIDAAGRAGAQDIVELAMLLGVRVPEHEPLVASLLSPA, from the coding sequence GTGGCTTTGGACTTCACCGCGATCGACTTCGAGACGGCGAACTCCTCGAGCGCATCCGCCTGTTCGGTCGGACTCGTCCGCGTTCGCGACGGCCGCGTCGTCGCGTCGGACGGCTGGCTGATCCGGCCACCCGCCGGCCACGACCGCTTCTTCGACATCAACGTGTCGATCCATGGCATCACCGCGGCAGACGTCGCGAACGAGCCCGACTGGATCGCGCAGCTGCCGCGGCTGCTCGACTTCGTCGGCGACGACGTCCTCGTCGCGCACAACGCCGGGTTCGACATGGCTGTGCTGCGCCGAGCGTGCGAGGCGACGGATGCCGCGCTCCCGGCGTTCCGCTCAGTGTGCAGCGTTCAGTTGGCGCGAAAGACCTACGACCTCGACTCGTACCGGCTGCCCCTCGTCGCCGCGGCGGTCGGCTTCCTCGACTTCGCCCACCACGACGCCCTCGCCGACGCGCTCGCGTGCGCGCACATCGCGATCGACGCCGCGGGTCGCGCAGGCGCCCAGGACATCGTCGAGCTCGCCATGCTGCTCGGGGTTCGGGTCCCCGAGCACGAGCCCCTCGTCGCGTCGCTCCTCAGCCCAGCCTGA
- a CDS encoding SDR family NAD(P)-dependent oxidoreductase translates to MPVIAIIGAGPGLGAAVARRFGREGFSVALIARDESKLDAMVAELGSAGVTAQGYSADVRVPTELEDALGRAATDLGPISVLQYSPLPSRDYLKPVLDLTPELALEAVQFSLLGLIHAVRAVLPSMQESGQGSIILINGGTSVKARAGFAGTSVAFPAESAYGEMLHDALENEGVRVMQLVIPGAIPRLQLPNGIDDVADRIWDAHATPGPFRSMLIPLEEGRE, encoded by the coding sequence ATGCCCGTCATCGCCATCATCGGAGCCGGACCGGGACTGGGAGCGGCGGTCGCGCGTCGCTTCGGACGCGAGGGCTTCTCGGTCGCCCTGATCGCACGCGACGAATCGAAGCTCGACGCCATGGTGGCGGAGCTGGGCTCGGCGGGCGTGACGGCTCAGGGCTACTCAGCAGACGTGCGTGTCCCCACGGAGCTCGAGGACGCGCTCGGCCGTGCAGCAACAGACCTCGGTCCCATCTCGGTCCTGCAGTACAGTCCGCTACCGTCTCGCGATTACCTGAAGCCCGTCCTCGATCTGACTCCGGAACTCGCGCTGGAGGCCGTGCAGTTCTCCCTGCTGGGCCTCATCCATGCCGTCCGCGCGGTGCTGCCCTCGATGCAGGAGTCCGGCCAGGGCAGCATCATCCTGATCAACGGAGGAACATCGGTGAAGGCACGCGCCGGCTTCGCGGGAACCTCCGTCGCCTTCCCCGCGGAGAGCGCGTACGGCGAGATGCTCCACGACGCCCTTGAGAACGAGGGTGTGCGGGTCATGCAGCTCGTCATTCCGGGAGCGATTCCCCGACTGCAGCTGCCCAACGGCATCGACGACGTCGCCGACCGTATTTGGGACGCGCACGCGACTCCCGGGCCCTTCCGCAGCATGCTCATCCCGCTCGAGGAGGGCCGGGAGTAA
- a CDS encoding Dps family protein, giving the protein MATNTTTPTRNKRRAAGAGLTDEQNAESGFRASQKLSENTQKVLVDLIELSLQGKQAHWNVVGRNFRDTHLQLDEIIEAAREFADTVAERMRALHALPDGRSDTVAETTTLPEFPQGEIETAEVIDLITARLEAVVATCREVHDEVDDEDPTTADILHSILERLEQLAWMVSAENRKPQG; this is encoded by the coding sequence ATGGCCACGAACACCACCACCCCCACGCGCAACAAGCGCCGCGCCGCCGGCGCCGGTCTGACCGACGAGCAGAACGCCGAGAGCGGGTTCCGCGCGTCGCAGAAGCTCAGCGAGAACACCCAGAAGGTGCTCGTCGACCTCATCGAGCTGTCGCTCCAGGGCAAGCAGGCGCACTGGAACGTCGTGGGCCGGAACTTCCGCGACACCCACCTGCAGCTCGACGAGATCATCGAGGCGGCTCGCGAGTTCGCCGACACGGTCGCCGAGCGGATGCGCGCGCTGCACGCTCTGCCCGACGGCCGCAGTGACACCGTCGCAGAGACGACGACGCTGCCGGAGTTCCCGCAGGGGGAGATCGAAACAGCAGAGGTCATCGATCTCATCACCGCGCGCCTCGAGGCCGTCGTCGCCACGTGCCGCGAGGTCCACGACGAGGTCGACGACGAGGACCCCACGACCGCCGACATCCTGCACTCGATCCTCGAGCGCCTCGAGCAGCTCGCCTGGATGGTCAGCGCGGAGAACCGTAAGCCCCAGGGCTGA
- a CDS encoding sensor histidine kinase, translating into MIAFGLVALGSTALVIASILVYDVVIASPADVPGVILRGGGAALVVVTALAAWSGWVLSGRLLRPLSRINEAARRAGEGDLSHRIRLHGPPDEIWELADTFDRTLDRLQRAFEAHTRFAANAAHELRTPLTATKTLLDIAAAHPTAIAPADLIANVRHDNDRSIELVQSLLMLTTLEATTAVLGDVDLADLAAEALHRAAATEAAFEYIGELGPSPTRAEGALVALVLDNLLQNAQRHNDARAYIRVRTGTAASGSWVEVENTGEVIAYGVLGKLTEPLFRLRRTAADGHGLGLAIVRSVLDRHDAVLRLAPRHGGGLIVTAFFPYADAPRDHAETGR; encoded by the coding sequence ATGATCGCCTTCGGGCTGGTGGCTCTCGGCTCCACCGCTCTCGTCATCGCCTCGATCTTGGTGTACGACGTCGTCATCGCGAGCCCCGCCGATGTGCCCGGGGTCATCCTGCGAGGCGGGGGAGCCGCGCTGGTCGTCGTCACCGCGCTCGCCGCCTGGTCGGGATGGGTTCTCTCAGGGCGGCTGCTGCGCCCCTTGTCCCGCATCAACGAGGCCGCCCGCCGTGCGGGCGAGGGCGACCTCTCGCATCGGATCCGACTGCACGGCCCGCCGGATGAGATCTGGGAACTGGCCGACACGTTCGATCGCACCCTCGACCGGCTGCAGCGGGCCTTCGAGGCCCACACGCGATTCGCGGCCAATGCGGCGCACGAGCTGCGTACTCCCTTGACGGCGACCAAGACCCTCCTCGACATCGCCGCGGCGCACCCGACGGCCATCGCGCCGGCCGACCTCATCGCGAACGTGCGGCACGACAACGATCGGAGCATCGAGCTCGTGCAATCGCTGCTGATGCTCACGACGCTCGAGGCGACCACCGCCGTCCTGGGCGACGTGGACCTCGCCGACCTGGCTGCCGAAGCGCTGCACCGCGCCGCGGCCACCGAGGCCGCCTTCGAGTACATCGGAGAGCTCGGCCCCTCGCCGACGCGTGCCGAGGGCGCGCTCGTCGCCCTCGTGCTCGACAACCTGCTGCAGAACGCCCAACGCCACAACGATGCGCGAGCCTACATCCGTGTGCGTACCGGGACGGCGGCGAGCGGGTCGTGGGTCGAGGTCGAGAACACGGGCGAGGTGATCGCCTACGGCGTCCTCGGGAAGCTGACCGAGCCGCTGTTCCGCCTCCGCCGCACCGCCGCGGACGGGCACGGGCTCGGTTTGGCGATCGTTCGTTCGGTGCTCGATCGTCACGACGCCGTCCTCCGGCTTGCTCCACGACACGGCGGCGGGCTCATCGTCACGGCGTTCTTCCCGTACGCAGATGCACCGCGGGACCACGCAGAGACCGGGCGCTGA
- a CDS encoding glycosyltransferase family 2 protein — MSTPVVTVIVPGRDVAPYAEEALESLRTQTLPAWRAILIDDGSRDATGSLFHRAAATDPRFRVVTHDRPRGLGAARNAGLDLVETPFVAFLDADDILTPRALERLVGTLDATGSDFVVGAYVRLRPTDEGYAPGPVQPWVAAATDPERRGVTLSDHPAASGNIVAWSKASRVEFWRRNRLRFPDDRLYEDQLVAQQMYTRARAFDVIPDVVVQWRERADGSSITQHRAQLPVLIDYIEGLRGGLAVLDAADARAAAQARVDLVLDLDVPPLVRIAQTHPDPDYRRRVGALVRDFIARAPGHRSGAGDAAELLRAARLW; from the coding sequence GTGAGCACGCCGGTCGTCACCGTCATCGTCCCCGGTCGCGACGTCGCCCCCTACGCCGAGGAGGCCCTGGAGTCACTCCGCACGCAGACCCTCCCGGCGTGGCGTGCGATCCTCATCGACGACGGCTCCCGCGACGCGACCGGCTCGCTGTTCCACAGGGCCGCCGCGACCGACCCGCGGTTCCGCGTCGTCACCCACGACCGGCCTCGCGGCCTCGGGGCCGCACGCAACGCCGGGCTCGATCTGGTCGAGACACCGTTCGTCGCTTTCCTCGATGCCGACGACATCCTGACTCCGCGCGCGCTCGAGCGACTCGTCGGCACCCTCGACGCGACGGGCTCCGACTTCGTGGTCGGCGCGTACGTCCGGCTGCGACCGACCGACGAGGGGTACGCCCCCGGACCCGTCCAGCCCTGGGTCGCCGCGGCGACGGATCCGGAGCGACGAGGGGTGACGCTGTCGGACCACCCGGCGGCATCGGGCAACATCGTCGCGTGGTCGAAGGCGAGCCGCGTCGAGTTCTGGCGCCGCAACCGGCTGCGCTTCCCCGACGACCGGCTGTACGAGGATCAGCTCGTCGCGCAGCAGATGTACACCCGGGCGCGCGCCTTCGACGTCATCCCCGATGTCGTCGTGCAGTGGCGCGAACGCGCCGACGGCTCGTCGATCACTCAGCACCGGGCACAGCTTCCGGTGCTGATCGACTACATCGAAGGACTCCGCGGCGGCCTCGCGGTGCTCGACGCCGCCGACGCCCGCGCCGCTGCGCAAGCGCGCGTGGACCTCGTGCTCGACCTCGACGTGCCACCGCTCGTGCGCATCGCGCAGACCCATCCCGACCCCGACTACCGGCGCCGTGTGGGCGCCCTCGTCCGCGACTTCATCGCTCGGGCTCCGGGCCACCGGTCGGGCGCCGGCGACGCGGCGGAGCTGCTGCGGGCGGCACGCCTCTGGTGA
- a CDS encoding alcohol dehydrogenase catalytic domain-containing protein, which produces MAMATPAPTDVLLRPAAIARAWMGPGRPQETIAVPGVVLAAGEALLRVDLATIAEDDLAVTDGDEDCPAPTVLGREFVGRVAALGGRVVAADGIALELGERVVCAPRPRERIAAHRELVGGFATHVHLPAGTPIVRVGEVLPACILAPVPGVVARVAGLLREVEQLVDLEDVLLTVSGAGADPLVLAAMATERGAAVSIASADPRVRSRAHRFGAAVTAERSTVRGLRATMRHRDGSRAALTVAAPDCAAVDLATAVAFMRSPGTRRYPFADLVSTPLPLDRLDEAIGLARSGTFLRVAIAPGA; this is translated from the coding sequence ATGGCAATGGCGACCCCGGCACCCACGGACGTGCTGCTCAGACCGGCGGCGATCGCGCGTGCGTGGATGGGGCCTGGCCGCCCGCAGGAGACGATCGCCGTGCCCGGCGTCGTCCTGGCCGCCGGCGAAGCGCTGCTGCGCGTGGATCTCGCGACCATCGCGGAGGACGACCTCGCCGTCACCGACGGCGACGAGGACTGCCCGGCTCCCACGGTCCTCGGCCGGGAGTTCGTCGGGCGGGTCGCCGCGCTGGGCGGTCGCGTCGTCGCCGCAGACGGCATCGCCCTGGAGCTCGGCGAGCGCGTCGTGTGCGCACCGCGCCCGCGCGAACGCATCGCGGCGCACCGCGAACTGGTCGGCGGCTTCGCGACCCACGTGCACCTGCCCGCCGGGACCCCGATCGTACGCGTGGGCGAGGTCCTTCCCGCCTGCATCCTGGCCCCGGTTCCCGGCGTCGTCGCCCGGGTCGCCGGGCTGCTCCGCGAGGTCGAGCAGCTCGTCGATCTGGAGGACGTGCTGCTGACGGTGTCGGGCGCTGGCGCGGATCCGCTCGTCCTCGCCGCGATGGCGACCGAGCGTGGTGCCGCGGTGTCGATCGCTTCGGCGGACCCGCGCGTCCGCTCGCGTGCGCATCGGTTCGGCGCCGCCGTGACCGCCGAGCGGTCCACGGTGCGCGGTCTGCGTGCGACGATGCGGCATCGCGATGGATCTCGCGCGGCGCTCACCGTCGCCGCGCCGGACTGCGCGGCCGTCGACCTCGCGACCGCGGTGGCGTTCATGCGCAGCCCCGGTACGCGGCGCTATCCCTTCGCCGACCTCGTGTCGACGCCGTTGCCCCTGGACCGTCTGGACGAGGCGATCGGTCTCGCACGGTCCGGCACCTTCCTCCGCGTGGCGATCGCCCCCGGAGCATGA
- a CDS encoding DHA2 family efflux MFS transporter permease subunit translates to MAVAPSSATDSAVSATAPVPTVVSAEANRVIWLLLVAAFVAILNETTMGVAIPHLIVDFGITAVAAQWLTTAFMLTMAVVIPITGFLLQRFTTRAVFTAAMSLFSAGTLIALLAPGFPVLLVARVVQASGTAIMMPLLMTTLMTVVPPHARGRMMGRVSIVMSLAPAIGPTLSGFLLDTLSWRWIFGIVLPIALVALTVGVMWIHNLGSTRRAPLDVLSIVLSAFGFGGLVFGLNQIGAAGHGGEADAAPAGGQLPLILALTIGVLALAAFVWRQLRLQRSDEALLDLRVFRSLNFSLSVAQLAVMSMAFFGVITLLPLYMQNVLGLSALESGLVVLPGSLAMGIAGPFIGRVYDRWGTRVLLVPGALLVTGILWTFTTLSETTSIWQLLALQTVLSLGLAMSFTPLFTASLGSLQPRFYSYGSAIVSTMQQVAGAAGIALLITVMSAAEAGAVDPGTAAAGAAGARAAFLVAAIIASPLIIGALLIRKPADSPDGAPAPH, encoded by the coding sequence ATGGCCGTCGCGCCGTCGTCCGCTACCGACTCCGCCGTCTCCGCGACGGCACCGGTGCCCACCGTCGTCTCCGCCGAGGCGAATCGCGTGATCTGGCTGCTGCTGGTCGCGGCCTTCGTGGCGATCCTCAACGAGACGACGATGGGCGTCGCCATCCCCCATCTCATCGTCGACTTCGGCATCACGGCCGTCGCGGCGCAATGGCTGACGACCGCGTTCATGCTGACGATGGCGGTCGTGATCCCCATCACGGGCTTCCTGCTGCAGCGCTTCACGACGCGCGCGGTCTTCACGGCGGCCATGAGCCTGTTCTCGGCAGGCACGCTCATCGCCCTGCTGGCGCCGGGATTCCCGGTGCTGCTCGTGGCCCGCGTCGTGCAGGCCTCGGGAACGGCGATCATGATGCCCCTGCTCATGACCACCCTGATGACGGTCGTGCCGCCGCACGCCCGCGGCCGCATGATGGGACGGGTCAGCATCGTGATGTCTCTCGCCCCGGCGATCGGCCCGACGCTCTCGGGGTTCCTGCTCGACACGCTGAGCTGGCGCTGGATCTTCGGCATCGTCCTCCCGATCGCGCTCGTCGCTCTCACGGTCGGCGTGATGTGGATCCACAACCTCGGCTCGACCCGCCGCGCACCGCTCGATGTCCTGTCGATCGTCCTGTCCGCGTTCGGCTTCGGCGGGCTCGTGTTCGGGCTCAACCAGATCGGCGCCGCCGGCCATGGCGGCGAAGCCGATGCCGCACCCGCCGGTGGGCAGCTGCCGCTGATCCTAGCACTCACGATCGGGGTCCTCGCCCTCGCGGCCTTCGTCTGGCGCCAACTGCGGCTGCAGCGCTCCGACGAGGCCCTCCTCGACCTGCGGGTGTTCCGGTCGCTGAACTTCTCGCTCTCGGTCGCCCAGCTGGCCGTCATGTCGATGGCCTTCTTCGGTGTCATCACGCTCCTGCCGCTCTACATGCAGAACGTGCTCGGTCTGTCGGCGCTCGAGTCCGGACTCGTCGTCCTGCCGGGATCGCTCGCGATGGGCATCGCCGGGCCGTTCATCGGCCGTGTCTACGACCGGTGGGGAACGCGAGTCCTCCTCGTTCCGGGGGCCCTGCTCGTCACCGGCATCCTGTGGACCTTCACGACGCTCAGCGAGACGACCTCCATCTGGCAGCTGCTCGCCCTGCAGACGGTGCTCTCGCTCGGACTCGCGATGTCGTTCACGCCGCTGTTCACCGCGTCGCTCGGCTCGCTCCAGCCCCGGTTCTACTCATACGGCAGCGCGATCGTCTCGACGATGCAGCAGGTGGCGGGTGCGGCCGGCATCGCCCTGTTGATCACGGTCATGTCCGCGGCCGAGGCCGGAGCGGTGGACCCCGGGACGGCCGCCGCCGGCGCGGCGGGTGCTCGCGCGGCGTTCCTGGTCGCCGCCATCATCGCGTCGCCGCTGATCATCGGCGCACTCCTCATCCGCAAGCCGGCCGACAGCCCCGACGGGGCCCCGGCTCCGCACTGA
- a CDS encoding HNH endonuclease signature motif containing protein, with amino-acid sequence MSSSAGFGSDADAAALAALVTDAEGAVDVVRAGQIREVRVLAAAGRLAQQQAAGASERVKSHEMALRGIAAELAGVFAATDRTLQRRIDEALDLVENYPATMDAWEAGRISRGHVRVIQDTGCVVPAEARGQFERAAIERCEGETPNRVRDALVHLAERLHPRSFSERHEEAAAQRCVRVQPGPDGMSDLIATLPTVIAEGVVDRLTRQAREIINARPHAEAAEAAEAATDPAVDPTKVADTDAAGSAGDASDRSADSHGSSFAADTRTVDQVRADVFADLLLAGAPSLDPTADGDGNGALGAIRAKVQVVVSALTLTGEDDGSADLVGRSPIDAATARELAGDNTTWDRLLTHPVTGTVLECDAYQPTAAMRRLLRARDRHCRFPGCRQPAVRCEIDHTHAASDGGPTHVGNLAHLCKRHHDVKHHTRWRVKQLAGGLLVWTSPAGRVYREDAPPPLVAFTTADPPPGRSLDDGEARAPGAPPRSGSTRSLAEPWPGMVTARPPSASRDDQPPF; translated from the coding sequence ATGTCTTCGAGTGCAGGGTTCGGCAGCGACGCGGATGCCGCCGCGCTGGCCGCGCTCGTCACCGATGCCGAGGGCGCGGTCGATGTGGTCCGCGCGGGTCAGATCCGCGAGGTGCGGGTGCTGGCCGCGGCGGGCCGACTCGCGCAGCAGCAAGCCGCGGGGGCCTCGGAGCGGGTGAAGAGCCACGAGATGGCGTTACGCGGGATCGCCGCGGAGCTCGCCGGGGTGTTCGCGGCGACCGATCGCACGCTGCAACGCCGGATCGACGAAGCACTGGACCTGGTCGAGAACTATCCGGCGACGATGGACGCGTGGGAGGCAGGACGCATCAGCCGCGGGCATGTCCGCGTGATCCAGGACACCGGGTGCGTCGTCCCGGCCGAGGCGAGGGGCCAGTTCGAGCGGGCGGCGATCGAGCGATGCGAGGGCGAAACGCCGAACCGAGTGCGGGATGCACTGGTGCATCTCGCGGAGCGGTTGCATCCGCGGTCGTTCAGCGAGCGGCATGAGGAAGCTGCGGCTCAGCGGTGCGTGCGGGTGCAGCCCGGGCCGGACGGGATGTCCGACCTGATTGCGACCTTGCCGACCGTGATCGCCGAAGGTGTCGTCGACCGGCTCACGCGACAGGCTCGGGAGATCATCAACGCCCGCCCGCACGCGGAGGCGGCGGAGGCCGCGGAAGCAGCAACGGATCCGGCAGTTGATCCGACGAAGGTGGCCGACACGGATGCCGCTGGCAGCGCTGGCGACGCCTCCGACCGTTCCGCCGACTCCCACGGGTCGTCGTTCGCCGCAGACACCCGCACGGTCGACCAGGTCCGCGCGGACGTGTTCGCCGACCTCCTCCTCGCCGGGGCTCCCTCGCTCGACCCCACGGCCGACGGCGACGGGAACGGTGCGCTCGGCGCGATCCGCGCGAAGGTGCAGGTCGTCGTGTCGGCGCTCACCCTGACCGGCGAAGACGACGGATCGGCCGACCTCGTGGGGCGCTCCCCCATCGACGCCGCCACCGCGCGAGAGCTCGCCGGCGACAACACCACCTGGGACCGGCTCCTCACCCACCCCGTCACCGGAACCGTGCTCGAATGCGACGCCTACCAGCCCACCGCAGCGATGAGACGGCTCCTGCGGGCGCGAGATCGGCACTGCCGATTCCCCGGATGCCGCCAACCCGCCGTCCGGTGCGAGATCGACCACACCCACGCCGCATCCGACGGCGGACCCACCCACGTCGGCAACCTCGCCCACCTCTGCAAACGCCACCACGACGTCAAACACCACACCCGATGGCGCGTCAAACAGCTCGCGGGCGGACTCCTCGTATGGACCTCACCGGCCGGGAGGGTCTACCGCGAAGACGCACCACCACCGCTCGTCGCGTTCACGACGGCCGACCCGCCACCGGGTCGTTCTCTCGACGACGGCGAAGCCCGCGCGCCCGGGGCGCCGCCGAGATCTGGATCGACCCGATCCCTCGCCGAGCCGTGGCCTGGCATGGTGACGGCACGGCCGCCGTCCGCGTCGCGCGACGACCAACCCCCGTTCTGA
- a CDS encoding type 1 glutamine amidotransferase domain-containing protein, protein MSTLDGKRIAFLATDGFEDSELTSPWQAVSDAGATVVLVAPEAGEITGKNGHAQRVDVVSADASADDYDALVLPGGVVNADNLRLDPNAVDFAREFFEQHKPVGAICHAAWILAEADVLSGRTLTSFPSLRTDLVNAGANWVDEEVVVDQGLVSSRTPDDLPAFNAKVIEEVEEGQHAGQTV, encoded by the coding sequence ATGAGCACACTCGATGGCAAGAGAATCGCATTCCTGGCAACCGACGGCTTCGAGGACAGCGAACTGACCTCGCCGTGGCAGGCCGTGTCGGACGCGGGCGCCACGGTCGTCCTCGTCGCCCCCGAGGCCGGCGAGATCACCGGCAAGAACGGTCACGCGCAGCGGGTTGACGTGGTCTCGGCGGACGCTTCCGCAGACGACTACGACGCGCTCGTCCTTCCGGGCGGCGTCGTCAACGCAGACAACCTGCGCCTGGACCCCAACGCCGTGGACTTCGCCCGTGAATTCTTCGAGCAGCACAAGCCGGTGGGTGCCATCTGTCACGCGGCGTGGATCCTCGCGGAGGCGGACGTGCTCTCGGGCCGCACGCTCACGAGCTTCCCGAGCCTGCGCACCGACCTCGTCAACGCCGGCGCGAACTGGGTCGACGAGGAGGTGGTCGTGGACCAGGGTCTCGTGTCGAGCCGCACCCCCGATGACCTGCCCGCGTTCAACGCGAAGGTGATCGAAGAGGTCGAGGAAGGGCAGCACGCCGGTCAGACGGTCTGA
- a CDS encoding tetratricopeptide repeat protein, translated as MTMSLDEWEAAVADLWARFEELDRHGGVERMRVLATSCPAADGRAAFELAGMYDSMGFEAEAGAQYERALAHGLDDARHARLAVQYGSTLRNLGRLDEAIAVLENAPTHESTGIAPRIVLALALHSAGRKDEALRVAIEAQVDALPRYQRSMRAYAAALTR; from the coding sequence ATGACGATGTCGCTGGACGAGTGGGAGGCCGCTGTCGCCGACCTCTGGGCACGGTTCGAGGAACTCGATCGGCACGGCGGCGTGGAACGGATGCGGGTTCTCGCGACATCCTGCCCGGCGGCCGACGGCCGCGCGGCGTTCGAACTCGCCGGAATGTACGACTCGATGGGATTCGAGGCCGAAGCCGGAGCGCAGTACGAGCGCGCACTCGCCCACGGCTTGGACGATGCCCGCCACGCGCGGCTCGCCGTGCAGTACGGGTCGACGCTGCGCAACCTCGGGCGGCTCGACGAGGCGATCGCCGTACTCGAAAACGCCCCGACGCATGAGTCCACCGGTATCGCCCCGCGCATCGTGCTCGCCCTCGCCCTCCACAGCGCGGGGCGCAAGGACGAGGCGCTGCGGGTGGCGATCGAGGCGCAGGTCGACGCATTGCCGCGCTACCAGCGGTCGATGCGCGCGTACGCCGCCGCACTCACGCGGTGA
- the ychF gene encoding redox-regulated ATPase YchF: protein MALTIGIVGLPNVGKSTLFNALTKNQVLAANYPFATIEPNVGVVNLPDPRLKVLADIFHSERILPAAVSFVDIAGIVRGASEGEGLGNQFLANIREADAIAQVVRGFADDDVVHVEGAVNPQNDMETINAELQLADLQTLEKAITRYEKEVRGKKLDPSVLDAAKAAQDALQRGELLSGSSIDLEPIKELGLLTAKPFIFVFNVDEAVLTDDARKAELAALVAPAQAVFLDAKIESELIDLDPEEAAELLASTGQDESGLDQLARIGFDTLGLQTYLTAGPKEARAWTIGKGWKAPQAAGVIHTDFEKGFIKAEVISFDDLVATGSVAEARAKGKARLEGKDYVMQDGDVVEFRFNV from the coding sequence GTGGCTCTCACCATCGGAATCGTAGGACTGCCCAACGTCGGCAAGTCGACCCTCTTCAACGCCCTGACCAAGAACCAGGTGCTCGCGGCGAACTACCCGTTCGCGACCATCGAGCCCAATGTCGGCGTGGTGAACCTTCCCGACCCCCGCCTGAAGGTGCTGGCGGACATCTTCCACTCGGAGCGGATCCTGCCCGCCGCCGTCTCGTTCGTCGACATCGCCGGTATCGTCCGCGGCGCCTCGGAGGGCGAGGGCCTCGGCAACCAGTTCCTCGCGAACATCCGCGAGGCTGACGCGATCGCCCAGGTGGTCCGCGGCTTCGCCGACGACGACGTCGTGCACGTCGAGGGCGCGGTCAACCCGCAGAACGACATGGAGACGATCAACGCCGAGCTGCAGCTCGCCGACCTCCAGACCCTCGAGAAGGCGATCACCCGCTACGAGAAGGAGGTCCGCGGCAAGAAGCTCGATCCTTCCGTGCTCGATGCGGCGAAGGCGGCTCAGGACGCACTGCAGCGCGGCGAGCTGCTGTCGGGCTCGTCGATCGACCTCGAGCCCATCAAGGAGCTCGGTCTGCTGACGGCCAAGCCGTTCATCTTCGTCTTCAACGTCGACGAGGCCGTCCTCACCGACGACGCCCGCAAGGCGGAGCTCGCGGCTCTCGTGGCGCCCGCGCAGGCGGTGTTCCTCGACGCGAAGATCGAGTCTGAGCTCATCGACCTCGACCCGGAGGAAGCCGCGGAGCTCCTCGCCTCCACCGGGCAGGACGAGTCGGGGCTCGATCAGCTGGCGCGGATCGGCTTCGACACGCTCGGCCTGCAGACGTACCTGACCGCGGGACCCAAGGAAGCACGAGCCTGGACGATCGGCAAGGGCTGGAAGGCGCCGCAGGCCGCCGGTGTCATCCACACCGACTTCGAGAAGGGCTTCATCAAGGCGGAGGTCATCTCGTTCGACGACCTCGTCGCGACCGGCTCGGTCGCGGAGGCCCGCGCGAAGGGCAAGGCTCGCCTCGAGGGCAAGGACTACGTCATGCAGGACGGTGACGTCGTGGAGTTCCGCTTCAACGTGTGA